One window of the Candidatus Methylomirabilota bacterium genome contains the following:
- a CDS encoding sugar ABC transporter permease — translation MANAVARPRGINGLVARSAAVFAPRARNLQGLLFCLPLIFLFIAFVVYPLYFEVTQALDRYTYEVLFADPIYVQTIVNTLTYVGVAVNVKLILALLLSGILQSDSRSVRFLSAIFLLPWAIPVLPGILSIRWMLSSQWGIMNLIMEDIGVGTVHWLASRWMAIGALITFHIWKYLPFWTVIFLAARRGIPRELYEAAAIDGAGPFQNFRFITFPMLKGIYLICSLLSMVFTLGDFTNVWLLTGGAPGDSTHVLATLAYRYTFLMGKIDWGVGVFATALPVTLLFIFILIKKIK, via the coding sequence ATGGCGAATGCAGTAGCGCGCCCCCGGGGGATCAACGGGCTCGTCGCGCGATCGGCCGCGGTATTCGCGCCGCGAGCCCGGAACCTCCAGGGCCTCCTCTTCTGTCTGCCGCTGATCTTCCTCTTCATCGCCTTCGTCGTCTACCCGCTCTATTTCGAGGTCACCCAGGCCCTCGACCGGTACACCTACGAGGTCCTGTTCGCCGACCCCATCTACGTCCAGACCATCGTCAACACGCTGACCTACGTCGGCGTGGCCGTCAACGTGAAGCTCATCCTGGCCTTGCTCCTGTCGGGCATTCTCCAGTCCGACAGCCGGAGCGTGCGCTTTCTGTCGGCGATCTTCCTCCTCCCCTGGGCGATTCCGGTCCTGCCCGGCATCCTCTCCATCCGCTGGATGCTCTCGTCCCAGTGGGGAATCATGAACCTCATCATGGAGGACATCGGCGTCGGGACCGTCCACTGGCTCGCCTCGCGCTGGATGGCCATCGGGGCGCTCATCACCTTCCACATCTGGAAGTACCTGCCCTTCTGGACCGTGATCTTCCTGGCGGCCCGCCGGGGGATCCCCCGGGAGCTCTACGAAGCGGCCGCCATCGATGGCGCCGGGCCGTTCCAGAACTTCCGCTTCATCACGTTCCCGATGCTCAAGGGCATCTACCTGATCTGCTCCCTCCTCTCCATGGTCTTCACGCTGGGGGACTTCACCAACGTGTGGCTCCTGACGGGCGGGGCGCCCGGAGACTCCACCCACGTGCTGGCGACCCTGGCCTACCGCTATACGTTTCTCATGGGCAAGATCGACTGGGGGGTGGGGGTCTTCGCGACCGCTCTCCCGGTGACGCTGCTGTTCATCTTCATCCTCATCAA